The proteins below are encoded in one region of Alistipes indistinctus YIT 12060:
- the mce gene encoding methylmalonyl-CoA epimerase yields MKPSHIEHLGIAVKSLDTAIPFWEKLLGTKCYNIEEVPAQKVRTAFLKIGQTKIELLESTAEDGPIAKFIEKKGEGIQHVAFAVEGLENTLAECEAEGIQLIDKAPRGGAEGLSIAFLHPKSTGSVLVELCEDKNGGCKCGK; encoded by the coding sequence ATGAAACCATCACACATCGAACACCTGGGGATTGCAGTCAAAAGCCTCGACACGGCCATTCCGTTCTGGGAAAAACTGCTCGGCACCAAATGCTACAACATCGAAGAAGTGCCTGCCCAGAAAGTACGCACCGCATTTCTGAAAATCGGCCAGACGAAGATCGAACTGCTCGAATCGACCGCCGAAGACGGCCCGATCGCAAAATTCATCGAAAAGAAGGGCGAAGGGATCCAGCATGTGGCGTTTGCCGTCGAAGGGCTTGAAAACACACTGGCCGAATGCGAAGCCGAAGGCATCCAGCTGATCGACAAAGCTCCCCGCGGCGGCGCCGAAGGGCTGAGCATCGCGTTCCTGCACCCCAAATCGACAGGCAGCGTACTGGTCGAACTTTGCGAAGACAAGAACGGCGGCTGCAAGTGCGGCAAATAA
- a CDS encoding SMP-30/gluconolactonase/LRE family protein encodes MTTPQLSHPMRRTIPSPAAVAITLSWTVFTLTPSFAVAKTPETTVRPGKTSPEAMYRETPGVHTPAGPPATTVPADTAQLLFRAAASTGEGAIWHPGRRSLLWVDIEGKTLHEYVPTAFGKVSCDTGELMSRTKPAGSDTLRTVMTVPSVTRRWTFDRMVSTVVPETDSTVIVAVQNRVERIDLNSDTRKVLARIDDRNGSVRTNDGKCDPAGRLWLGTMAFAGTPGAGTLYCLDPTGIPAGTRDLSGPAGQNTSGPTARYATGQTREPASGTTTQNPPEPAVPNGILRASAPLIPSVKLGSVTISNGIVWSADRRTMYYVDTPTRRVSRYRYDDSTGAIAYEGIAVQIPEEMGFPDGMTIDRCGNLWIALWGGYGVGCWNPHSGELLHRIFVPCPNAASCAFGGENLDTLYITTAGGTPDSRLRQDYPLSGSLFVCKPGVYGVKACFFYIKN; translated from the coding sequence ATGACTACACCGCAACTGTCCCACCCGATGCGCCGCACTATCCCCTCCCCGGCCGCAGTCGCCATTACGCTGAGCTGGACCGTTTTCACACTTACGCCTTCCTTTGCCGTCGCCAAAACACCGGAGACAACCGTCCGGCCCGGCAAAACTTCGCCCGAAGCCATGTACCGGGAGACTCCCGGCGTACACACCCCCGCAGGCCCTCCGGCAACCACCGTTCCGGCAGACACCGCGCAATTGCTGTTCCGGGCCGCTGCCAGCACGGGCGAAGGTGCCATTTGGCACCCCGGGCGACGATCGTTGCTGTGGGTCGATATAGAAGGCAAAACCCTGCACGAATATGTTCCGACCGCCTTCGGCAAGGTTTCCTGCGATACAGGCGAGTTGATGTCCAGGACAAAGCCGGCCGGCTCCGATACGCTCCGGACCGTAATGACCGTCCCCTCGGTAACCCGCCGGTGGACCTTCGACCGGATGGTCTCTACGGTCGTACCCGAAACGGACAGTACGGTAATCGTCGCTGTGCAGAACCGTGTCGAACGTATCGACCTGAACAGCGATACCCGCAAAGTGCTCGCCCGGATCGACGACCGGAACGGCAGCGTCCGCACCAACGACGGCAAATGCGACCCGGCGGGACGGCTCTGGCTCGGCACGATGGCTTTTGCCGGGACACCGGGAGCCGGAACACTCTACTGCCTCGACCCGACCGGAATACCGGCCGGCACACGGGACCTCTCCGGCCCGGCCGGACAAAACACTTCCGGACCGACAGCACGGTACGCCACCGGACAGACCAGAGAACCTGCCTCGGGGACAACTACACAGAATCCCCCCGAACCGGCAGTACCGAACGGCATCCTGCGTGCCTCAGCCCCCCTTATCCCGTCCGTCAAACTGGGCAGCGTAACGATTTCCAACGGCATTGTCTGGAGCGCCGACCGCAGGACGATGTATTACGTCGACACGCCCACCCGCCGTGTGTCACGCTACCGCTACGACGACTCCACGGGGGCGATCGCTTACGAAGGGATAGCGGTGCAAATCCCCGAAGAGATGGGCTTTCCGGACGGCATGACCATCGACAGGTGCGGCAACCTCTGGATCGCGCTCTGGGGCGGTTACGGCGTAGGTTGCTGGAACCCGCATTCAGGCGAATTGCTGCACCGGATTTTCGTCCCGTGCCCCAATGCGGCCTCCTGTGCGTTCGGCGGTGAAAACCTCGACACGCTGTACATCACCACGGCCGGCGGAACCCCAGATTCCCGGCTCCGGCAGGATTATCCGCTCAGCGGTAGCCTTTTTGTCTGCAAACCGGGCGTATATGGTGTGAAAGCGTGCTTTTTTTATATAAAAAATTAA
- a CDS encoding TlpA family protein disulfide reductase yields MKRCFWMLLVALFCLPALRAQNLVIGARVADLKVSEYVVGQQPDDNRPVLVEFFFSASEPSRKRIPVLDDLARRQAGKVSVVLLSREGADKIVPLFEGTNYAFAVALDDEGKTFDAYGVKFVPFSVLLDAKGRVLWFGNSSRLTSQDLDGLLAK; encoded by the coding sequence ATGAAGAGATGTTTTTGGATGTTGCTGGTGGCTCTGTTCTGCCTGCCTGCGCTTCGGGCCCAAAATCTGGTGATCGGTGCGCGCGTGGCCGACCTGAAGGTGTCGGAGTATGTCGTCGGGCAGCAACCGGACGACAACCGGCCGGTATTGGTCGAATTTTTCTTTTCGGCCAGCGAGCCCAGCCGGAAACGTATTCCGGTACTCGATGATCTGGCCCGCCGTCAAGCGGGCAAAGTGAGCGTAGTGCTGCTCTCCCGTGAAGGGGCCGACAAAATAGTACCGCTGTTCGAAGGAACGAATTATGCCTTTGCCGTGGCTTTGGACGACGAGGGCAAGACGTTCGATGCCTATGGCGTGAAGTTCGTCCCGTTCAGCGTTTTGCTCGATGCCAAAGGGCGTGTGTTGTGGTTCGGCAATTCGTCGCGGCTAACCTCGCAGGATTTGGACGGTTTATTGGCCAAATAG
- a CDS encoding MATE family efflux transporter — MERDAIDWGTADIRILFRKFFVPTLLGMLSMSAVTAIDGIFVGHGVGSDGIAAVNICIPLLMIFTGIGLMAGVGSSVVASIHLARGKVKAARLNVTQALLFVTVVTLVPSVFVMSFPRQTAYLLGASEHLLPMVRDYLVWFVPSLTFQMWIAVSLFVIRLDGAPKFAMWCSIVSALINVVLDWLFIFPLGWGVMGAAFATSVSIVTGGVMALSYLLFFARHLRLHPVKRSRKSLRLSLRNIGYQCRIGSSALLGEATLATLMFVGNQVFMRYLGDDGVGAFGIGCYYIPFVFMVGNAVAQSAQPIISYNFGTGNLNRVARTGKVALITAMGCGVTVMAVFAGAPDLLVGLFLDPDTVAARIAIAGFPYFATGFVFFITNLACIGYYQSLEQVRPATVFALLRGFVLLIPSFILLPVWLGVAGIWLAMPLSEMFTTVVILGFYFSRRIKLKRL; from the coding sequence ATGGAGAGAGATGCTATCGATTGGGGTACTGCGGATATTCGGATCCTGTTCAGAAAATTTTTCGTCCCGACATTGCTGGGAATGCTCAGCATGTCGGCAGTCACCGCCATTGACGGTATTTTCGTGGGACATGGCGTGGGAAGCGACGGGATAGCCGCAGTCAATATCTGTATTCCGTTGCTGATGATCTTTACAGGTATCGGACTGATGGCGGGCGTAGGGAGTTCGGTCGTCGCTTCGATACATCTGGCCCGGGGCAAGGTGAAGGCCGCGCGGCTGAATGTCACGCAGGCACTGCTGTTCGTAACGGTCGTGACGCTGGTTCCGTCGGTGTTCGTGATGAGCTTTCCCCGTCAAACGGCTTATCTGCTCGGAGCATCCGAACATTTGCTGCCGATGGTTAGGGACTATTTGGTGTGGTTTGTTCCTTCGCTGACCTTTCAGATGTGGATAGCCGTTTCGCTGTTCGTGATCCGGTTGGATGGCGCCCCGAAGTTCGCGATGTGGTGCAGTATCGTATCCGCACTCATCAATGTCGTGTTGGACTGGCTGTTCATCTTTCCGCTGGGCTGGGGTGTGATGGGCGCCGCTTTCGCCACCTCGGTCAGTATCGTGACCGGCGGGGTGATGGCTCTTTCCTATCTGTTGTTTTTTGCCCGCCATCTGCGATTGCACCCGGTGAAACGGAGCAGGAAGAGCCTGAGGCTCTCGCTGCGCAATATCGGCTACCAATGCCGGATCGGTTCTTCGGCTCTGCTCGGCGAAGCGACGCTGGCGACGTTGATGTTTGTCGGTAACCAGGTATTTATGCGTTACCTGGGGGACGACGGGGTTGGCGCGTTCGGGATCGGATGCTACTACATACCTTTCGTGTTTATGGTCGGCAATGCCGTTGCACAATCGGCCCAGCCTATCATCAGCTACAATTTCGGGACGGGGAACCTGAACCGGGTGGCACGCACCGGGAAAGTCGCGCTCATAACCGCGATGGGCTGTGGCGTTACGGTGATGGCGGTATTTGCGGGAGCTCCTGACCTGCTGGTCGGTTTGTTTCTTGATCCGGATACTGTTGCAGCCCGTATCGCTATCGCGGGATTTCCTTATTTCGCTACGGGATTTGTCTTTTTTATCACGAACCTGGCCTGCATCGGGTATTATCAGAGTCTCGAACAGGTAAGGCCCGCTACGGTGTTCGCTTTGCTGCGCGGTTTCGTGCTGCTTATCCCGAGTTTTATCTTGTTGCCGGTATGGTTAGGCGTAGCCGGTATCTGGCTGGCGATGCCACTTTCCGAAATGTTTACGACGGTTGTGATTCTCGGCTTTTATTTCTCCCGGCGGATTAAATTAAAACGATTGTAA
- the clpX gene encoding ATP-dependent Clp protease ATP-binding subunit ClpX, producing the protein MANDENHNRPHEDHCSFCGQPRSEVGVLFTGSNGAQICDQCIERGYDMLAESERIQEQSAPQIEMDELLKPAEIKAFLDQYVIGQDAAKRYMSVAVYNHYKRLMHAQGTDRDIDIDKSNIVMVGQTGTGKTLLARTIAKLLNVPFTIVDATVLTEAGYVGEDVESILSRLLQVADYDVALAERGIVFIDEIDKIARKGDNPSITRDVSGEGVQQALLKILEGTVVNVPPQGGRKHPDQKFIQVNTANILFICGGAFDGIEKKIAQRLNTQAVGYGQLQRERVDKQNLMQYILPQDLKSFGLIPELIGRMPVLTYLEPLDRDALRRILTEPKNSIIKQYVELFKLDGIKLTFEPAVLDYIVDKATEYKLGARGLRSICESIMMDSMFELPSQRTRKNFRVTLAYAKGKIETDKFRKLKAVG; encoded by the coding sequence ATGGCAAACGACGAAAATCATAACCGCCCCCACGAAGACCACTGCTCGTTCTGCGGACAGCCGCGCAGCGAGGTGGGGGTATTGTTTACCGGCAGCAACGGGGCGCAGATCTGCGACCAGTGCATCGAACGCGGGTACGACATGCTCGCCGAGAGCGAACGGATACAGGAACAGAGCGCACCGCAGATCGAGATGGACGAACTGCTCAAACCGGCCGAAATCAAGGCATTCCTCGACCAGTACGTGATCGGGCAGGACGCCGCGAAACGCTATATGTCGGTGGCGGTCTACAACCATTACAAACGGCTGATGCACGCACAGGGTACGGACCGTGATATCGACATCGACAAGTCGAACATCGTGATGGTCGGACAGACCGGTACGGGTAAAACGCTGTTGGCCCGCACGATCGCGAAGCTGCTGAACGTACCGTTTACGATCGTCGATGCAACTGTGCTCACCGAGGCCGGTTATGTCGGCGAAGACGTCGAAAGCATCCTTTCGCGGCTGCTCCAGGTAGCCGACTACGACGTAGCGCTGGCGGAAAGGGGCATCGTCTTCATCGACGAGATCGACAAGATCGCCCGCAAAGGCGACAACCCTTCGATCACGCGCGACGTGTCGGGCGAGGGCGTGCAGCAGGCGCTGCTCAAAATCCTCGAAGGAACGGTCGTCAACGTACCGCCCCAGGGGGGACGCAAGCACCCCGACCAGAAATTCATCCAGGTCAACACGGCCAATATACTCTTTATTTGCGGCGGCGCTTTCGACGGCATCGAAAAAAAGATCGCACAACGCCTCAACACGCAGGCGGTCGGCTACGGCCAATTGCAGCGGGAGCGGGTCGACAAGCAGAACCTGATGCAGTACATCCTGCCGCAGGACCTCAAGTCGTTCGGCCTGATTCCCGAACTGATCGGCCGCATGCCGGTGCTGACCTACCTCGAACCGCTCGACCGCGATGCACTGCGGCGTATCCTCACCGAGCCGAAAAACTCGATTATCAAACAGTACGTCGAACTGTTCAAGCTCGACGGTATCAAACTCACCTTCGAGCCCGCAGTACTGGATTATATCGTCGATAAAGCGACCGAGTACAAACTCGGCGCGCGCGGATTGCGCTCGATCTGCGAAAGCATCATGATGGACAGCATGTTCGAACTGCCGAGCCAGCGTACGCGCAAGAATTTCCGCGTGACGCTCGCCTATGCCAAAGGAAAAATCGAAACGGACAAGTTCCGCAAACTCAAAGCGGTCGGATAG
- the clpP gene encoding ATP-dependent Clp endopeptidase proteolytic subunit ClpP, whose amino-acid sequence MNKNEFEKYALRHAGISSLKLHNFRSISNEYISPTIIEERQLNVATMDVFSRLMMDRIIFLGVPIYDDAANIIQAQMLFLESTEPEKDIQIYINSPGGSVTAGLGIYDTMQLISSDVATICTGLAASMGAVLLTAGTAGKRSALPHSRVMIHQPLGGVEGQASDIEITAKQILRTKQELYEILASHSGVDIKKIEKDADRDYWMTAPEAKEYGLIDEVLVKRGK is encoded by the coding sequence ATGAATAAGAATGAATTTGAGAAATACGCGCTCCGGCACGCCGGAATCAGCAGTTTGAAACTGCACAACTTCCGGTCGATCAGCAACGAGTACATCTCGCCGACAATCATCGAGGAGCGCCAGTTGAACGTCGCGACGATGGACGTTTTCTCACGGCTGATGATGGACCGCATCATCTTCCTGGGCGTGCCCATTTACGACGACGCGGCAAACATCATCCAGGCACAGATGCTCTTCCTCGAATCGACCGAACCGGAAAAAGACATCCAGATCTATATCAACTCCCCCGGCGGATCGGTTACCGCCGGTCTGGGCATCTACGATACGATGCAGCTGATCAGCTCCGACGTAGCGACGATTTGCACCGGGCTGGCCGCCAGCATGGGAGCCGTACTGCTGACCGCAGGCACCGCGGGCAAACGCTCGGCCCTCCCCCACTCGCGCGTAATGATCCACCAGCCGTTGGGCGGCGTCGAGGGGCAGGCTTCCGACATCGAGATCACGGCCAAGCAGATTCTGCGCACGAAACAGGAACTTTATGAGATCCTCGCTTCACACTCCGGCGTCGACATCAAAAAGATCGAGAAAGATGCCGACCGCGACTACTGGATGACAGCACCCGAAGCGAAAGAGTACGGCCTGATCGACGAAGTGCTCGTCAAACGGGGTAAATAA